The following proteins are encoded in a genomic region of Musa acuminata AAA Group cultivar baxijiao chromosome BXJ2-11, Cavendish_Baxijiao_AAA, whole genome shotgun sequence:
- the LOC135627506 gene encoding transcription factor MYB78-like has protein sequence MEVRKGAWTVEEDLLLMNYIASHGEGQWNSLARCAGLRRTGKSCRLRWLNYLRPDVRRGNITPEEQLLILELHSRWGNRWSKIAQCLPGRTDNEIKNYWRTRVEKQAKQLRCDVDSQRFKDMVRYMWMPRLAERVLASSGGSSAPLACERPAEGSVEVGQTSETQCASVSATGGTASSTQACDVVTASESVPSPGACDGLGSPDWEESLWSMVEVWSQQEL, from the exons ATGGAGGTGAGAAAAGGGGCGTGGACTGTGGAAGAAGACCTGTTGCTGATGAACTACATCGCTAGCCATGGCGAGGGCCAATGGAATTCGCTCGCTCGCTGTGCAG GTCTGAGGAGAACAGGCAAGAGCTGCCGGCTCCGGTGGCTCAATTATCTCCGCCCGGACGTCCGCCGCGGCAACATCACTCCCGAAGAGCAGCTCCTCATCCTCGAGCTCCACTCTCGCTGGGGAAACCG GTGGTCGAAGATAGCGCAGTGCTTGCCGGGGAGgacggacaacgagatcaagaactactggagaaCGAGGGTGGAGAAGCAAGCGAAGCAGCTCCGGTGCGACGTTGACAGCCAGCGGTTCAAGGACATGGTGAGGTACATGTGGATGCCTCGACTTGCCGAGAGGGTCCTCGCGTCTTCCGGCGGCAGCTCTGCCCCATTGGCCTGTGAGCGACCGGCAGAGGGAAGCGTTGAGGTCGGTCAGACTTCCGAGACACAGTGCGCGTCAGTTTCAGCGACCGGCGGCACCGCCAGCAGCACGCAGGCGTGCGATGTTGTGACAGCTTCAGAGAGCGTACCGAGTCCCGGAGCTTGTGATGGCTTGGGGTCACCGGATTGGGAAGAGAGCTTGTGGAGCATGGTGGAGGTTTGGTCGCAGCAAGAGCTTTAG